In Nitrobacteraceae bacterium AZCC 1564, the following proteins share a genomic window:
- a CDS encoding NAD(P)-dependent dehydrogenase (short-subunit alcohol dehydrogenase family) (product_source=COG1028; cath_funfam=3.40.50.720; cog=COG1028; pfam=PF13561; superfamily=51735): MANMFDLSGRVAIVTGGNGGIGLGIAEALAEQGCAVSIWGRNAEKNAAAEARLRALSDKVQSIVCDVAVRDQTERAAEATLNHFGRIDGCFANAGIGGGGRTPFAERTEEDWRRMFSINLDGVFHAFQPIVRHMVARASEGDAFGRLVATSSMASLFGTARNEHYAASKSAINSLIQALAVEHARYGVTANAILPGWIDTEMTEGLQANDKFMAAAVPRIPVRRFGQPKDFGGIAVYLMSQASAYHTGDCIVIDGGYSIF; the protein is encoded by the coding sequence ATGGCCAACATGTTTGATTTGAGCGGTCGCGTGGCGATCGTCACTGGAGGTAATGGCGGCATCGGGCTGGGTATTGCAGAAGCCTTGGCGGAGCAGGGCTGTGCCGTCTCGATCTGGGGCCGCAATGCAGAGAAGAACGCGGCTGCTGAAGCACGGCTTCGCGCCTTGAGCGACAAAGTGCAGTCGATCGTTTGCGATGTCGCGGTGCGTGATCAAACCGAACGCGCGGCGGAGGCGACGCTGAATCACTTCGGACGGATCGATGGCTGTTTTGCGAACGCTGGCATCGGTGGCGGCGGACGCACGCCGTTTGCCGAGCGGACCGAAGAAGACTGGCGGCGGATGTTTTCAATCAATCTCGATGGCGTGTTTCATGCCTTCCAGCCCATCGTACGCCACATGGTGGCGCGCGCCTCGGAGGGTGATGCATTCGGGCGGCTGGTGGCGACATCAAGCATGGCTTCGCTGTTTGGCACGGCGCGGAACGAGCATTACGCGGCTTCGAAGTCGGCAATTAACTCGCTGATACAGGCGCTAGCGGTTGAACATGCGCGCTATGGTGTGACCGCCAATGCCATCCTGCCCGGGTGGATCGACACCGAGATGACGGAAGGTCTGCAAGCCAACGACAAATTCATGGCAGCGGCAGTCCCGCGCATTCCTGTGCGTCGCTTTGGCCAACCAAAGGACTTCGGTGGCATCGCAGTTTACCTGATGAGCCAAGCATCAGCCTATCACACCGGCGACTGCATCGTCATCGACGGTGGATACAGCATCTTCTAG
- a CDS encoding glucokinase (product_source=KO:K00845; cath_funfam=3.30.420.40,3.40.367.20; cog=COG0837; ko=KO:K00845; pfam=PF02685; superfamily=53067; tigrfam=TIGR00749; transmembrane_helix_parts=Outside_1_243,TMhelix_244_266,Inside_267_319), whose protein sequence is MSGSRVIADVGGTNARFAVAEKGTYSEISHVEVSQYPSLQDALAAYLGRLSPTMTPNEAAIAVAAPVFGDKIALTNHGWSFSVKELQRNLGLTSLRVFNDFAATAMAVPHLPQEGVFPVGPECPNAQGPIGILGPGTGLGVCSLIPHAGGWTVVPGEGGHVTLPTSTVLEDQIAAFLRTRWSHVSAERVLSGSGLVNLYQALCSIEGHPPREFSPADVTNHAIKKTDGTCVRAFEHFCAFLGTVAGDLALTIGATGGVYIAGGILLRFREAFASSAFRERFESKGRFQHFLSSVPTRLVLEESPALLGLANIPPELKLY, encoded by the coding sequence TTGAGCGGTTCGCGTGTTATCGCTGATGTCGGGGGGACCAACGCCCGGTTTGCCGTGGCGGAGAAGGGAACATACTCCGAAATCTCCCACGTGGAGGTCAGCCAGTATCCGTCGCTTCAGGACGCACTGGCGGCTTATCTGGGAAGGTTATCTCCGACGATGACGCCTAACGAAGCCGCGATTGCTGTGGCGGCTCCCGTGTTTGGCGACAAGATCGCGCTGACCAATCACGGGTGGTCGTTTTCCGTCAAAGAGCTTCAGCGGAACTTAGGCCTGACATCTCTTCGGGTTTTCAACGATTTTGCCGCAACGGCGATGGCGGTGCCGCATCTGCCGCAAGAAGGCGTGTTCCCAGTCGGCCCAGAATGTCCCAATGCCCAAGGACCAATCGGAATCCTCGGGCCGGGCACGGGACTGGGCGTATGTTCGCTGATCCCTCATGCAGGTGGATGGACCGTTGTGCCGGGTGAGGGCGGCCATGTCACGCTACCGACCTCAACGGTTCTGGAGGATCAGATCGCAGCGTTCCTGCGGACACGTTGGTCGCATGTATCTGCGGAGCGGGTCTTGTCGGGAAGCGGGCTGGTCAATTTGTATCAGGCGTTATGCTCCATCGAGGGCCACCCGCCGCGCGAATTTTCTCCGGCTGACGTGACCAATCACGCAATCAAGAAAACCGATGGAACCTGCGTCAGAGCGTTTGAGCACTTCTGCGCGTTCCTTGGCACTGTTGCCGGGGATCTGGCCCTCACGATCGGCGCGACCGGAGGCGTGTATATCGCAGGCGGGATTTTGCTGCGTTTCCGTGAGGCATTTGCTTCATCTGCCTTTCGGGAGAGATTCGAAAGCAAAGGTCGCTTCCAGCACTTCTTGTCCAGTGTTCCGACGCGTCTGGTGTTGGAGGAATCTCCCGCGCTCCTCGGTCTTGCGAACATTCCGCCGGAGCTAAAGCTTTACTGA
- a CDS encoding 7-cyano-7-deazaguanine synthase (product_source=KO:K06920; cath_funfam=3.40.50.620; cog=COG0603; ko=KO:K06920; pfam=PF06508; superfamily=52402; tigrfam=TIGR00364), producing the protein MTDNTSNAALVLFSGGQDSATCLAWALARFERVETVGFSYGQRHVVELESRDKLINGMMALRPEWARRLGTSHTLDIPTLGEISDTALTRDVAIEMGEGGLPNTFVPGRNLVFLTFAAALAYRRGITHVVGGMCETDFSGYPDCRDETIKALNVALNLGMARPFELHTPLMWRDKAETWALAEELGGKGLVDLIIEHSHTCYLGERGARHAWGYGCGECPACSLRAKGWAAYAAIDAGERQ; encoded by the coding sequence ATGACTGACAATACGTCCAATGCAGCATTGGTTCTTTTCTCCGGTGGCCAGGATTCCGCGACATGTCTGGCTTGGGCACTGGCGCGATTTGAGAGGGTTGAAACCGTCGGTTTTTCCTACGGTCAGCGCCATGTTGTCGAGCTGGAGAGCCGAGACAAGCTGATCAACGGAATGATGGCGCTGCGACCCGAATGGGCACGGAGACTCGGCACAAGTCACACCCTGGATATTCCAACACTCGGCGAGATTTCGGACACGGCGCTGACGCGTGATGTGGCTATTGAGATGGGCGAGGGCGGTCTTCCAAACACCTTCGTTCCCGGCCGCAACCTGGTGTTTTTGACGTTTGCCGCAGCGCTGGCTTATCGGCGTGGCATTACGCACGTCGTTGGCGGCATGTGTGAGACGGATTTCTCCGGCTATCCTGATTGCCGCGATGAAACGATCAAGGCTCTCAATGTCGCACTCAATCTCGGTATGGCGCGACCATTCGAACTGCACACACCGTTGATGTGGCGCGACAAGGCTGAAACCTGGGCGCTGGCGGAAGAATTAGGCGGCAAGGGATTGGTGGACCTGATCATCGAACATTCCCACACCTGCTATCTGGGTGAACGCGGCGCGCGCCACGCCTGGGGATATGGTTGCGGAGAATGTCCGGCCTGCAGTTTGCGTGCGAAGGGTTGGGCCGCTTACGCCGCTATAGATGCTGGCGAGAGGCAATGA
- a CDS encoding ATP diphosphatase (product_source=KO:K04765; cath_funfam=1.10.287.1080,1.10.880.10; cog=COG3956; ko=KO:K04765; pfam=PF03819; superfamily=101386; tigrfam=TIGR00444) encodes MNSSPNISKLLDIMAALRTPGSGCPWDLEQTFATIAPYTIEEAYEVADAIARDDLDDLKEELGDFLFQVVFHARMAEEQGAFTFDDVADAICTKLIRRHPHVFGDKAGQLTPAEVKDAWERIKAEEKAERNPKAASEQSGLLSTVKAGQPALLRALELQRKASTVGFDWNDPRAVLAKIREEADEIEAALDSKDQAHIVSETGDLLFAVVNLARHANADPELALRGANVKFERRFAYIERALAARGRSLEEASLVEMDALWNEAKHHEAK; translated from the coding sequence ATGAATTCCTCCCCGAATATCTCAAAACTGCTGGACATTATGGCGGCCCTGCGCACGCCGGGCTCTGGATGCCCATGGGATCTCGAGCAAACATTTGCGACCATTGCGCCTTACACCATCGAGGAGGCCTATGAGGTCGCGGACGCCATCGCGCGCGACGACCTTGATGACCTCAAGGAAGAACTCGGCGATTTCCTGTTTCAGGTGGTCTTCCACGCCCGAATGGCCGAGGAACAGGGCGCATTCACTTTTGACGATGTGGCGGACGCAATCTGCACGAAATTGATCCGGCGCCACCCGCACGTGTTCGGCGACAAAGCCGGCCAGTTGACACCTGCTGAAGTCAAGGACGCCTGGGAGCGCATCAAGGCCGAGGAAAAGGCCGAACGAAATCCGAAAGCAGCAAGCGAGCAATCGGGCCTTCTATCCACCGTCAAGGCGGGACAACCGGCATTGCTCCGTGCCCTGGAGCTACAGCGCAAAGCGTCCACCGTCGGATTTGACTGGAATGATCCGCGCGCCGTGCTCGCCAAGATCCGCGAGGAAGCGGACGAGATCGAGGCCGCGCTCGACAGCAAGGATCAAGCGCACATCGTTTCAGAGACTGGCGACCTTCTCTTTGCAGTCGTCAATTTGGCACGGCACGCGAACGCTGACCCTGAACTCGCTCTGCGCGGCGCCAACGTCAAGTTCGAGCGCCGCTTTGCCTATATCGAACGCGCTCTGGCGGCACGCGGGCGTTCTTTGGAGGAAGCGTCCCTGGTTGAGATGGATGCCCTCTGGAACGAGGCCAAACACCACGAGGCGAAATAG
- a CDS encoding endonuclease YncB(thermonuclease family) (product_source=COG1525; cath_funfam=2.40.50.90; cog=COG1525; pfam=PF00565; smart=SM00318; superfamily=50199; transmembrane_helix_parts=Inside_1_23,TMhelix_24_41,Outside_42_197): MSLQRSRWQQRGPRVTRMGSQTGRGLVVAVVLVGSLGIYAVERWMRPPDAPVIGNAFVVDGDTLSISGTRIRLIDIDAPELDQTCIDVQGHDWLCGRQASAQLRSHVRGRDLTCQPKSKDQYGRVLAACSLPDGSDVNAWMVQQGWAVTSGYADVYIRQQADAKSARRGIWSGSFIPPRDWRREHPRVSVGDHFDHH; this comes from the coding sequence ATGAGTCTCCAGAGGTCACGATGGCAACAGCGTGGACCGCGTGTGACCCGCATGGGCTCGCAAACGGGACGAGGTCTTGTCGTGGCCGTTGTGCTTGTCGGCTCGCTTGGCATCTATGCTGTTGAGCGTTGGATGCGCCCTCCAGACGCGCCGGTCATCGGCAATGCCTTCGTGGTCGATGGCGACACGCTCAGCATATCCGGCACGCGTATTCGCTTGATCGATATCGACGCTCCCGAACTTGATCAGACCTGCATCGACGTGCAAGGGCACGACTGGCTTTGCGGGCGTCAAGCATCCGCCCAGTTGCGAAGCCATGTCCGTGGGCGGGATCTGACCTGTCAGCCGAAGTCCAAGGATCAATACGGGCGCGTTCTTGCCGCCTGCTCTTTGCCCGATGGGTCCGACGTCAATGCCTGGATGGTGCAACAAGGCTGGGCCGTGACATCAGGCTACGCCGACGTCTACATTCGACAGCAGGCCGACGCGAAAAGCGCAAGGCGCGGCATATGGAGCGGATCATTTATTCCGCCACGCGACTGGCGGCGCGAGCATCCACGGGTCTCAGTTGGTGATCATTTCGATCACCATTGA
- a CDS encoding hypothetical protein (product_source=COG3813; cog=COG3813; ko=KO:K09984; pfam=PF06906; smart=SM00184; superfamily=57850), whose product MMKLKPNCECCDKDLPPDSQEAMICTFECTFCTDCANNVLGGTCPNCKGNLVARPIRPAAMLLKYPASTERHLREQPCIARVG is encoded by the coding sequence ATGATGAAACTCAAGCCAAACTGCGAGTGCTGCGACAAGGATCTACCTCCCGACAGTCAAGAAGCCATGATCTGTACGTTCGAATGTACGTTCTGTACGGATTGCGCAAACAACGTGTTGGGCGGCACGTGCCCGAACTGCAAAGGAAACCTCGTGGCCCGGCCGATCCGGCCGGCGGCGATGTTGCTGAAATATCCTGCTTCGACCGAGCGGCATTTGCGCGAACAGCCGTGCATTGCCAGAGTCGGTTGA
- a CDS encoding succinate-semialdehyde dehydrogenase/glutarate-semialdehyde dehydrogenase (product_source=KO:K00135; cath_funfam=3.40.605.10; cog=COG1012; ko=KO:K00135; pfam=PF00171; superfamily=53720), translating to MSYQDVQLHIDGKWRGSSSGKTISVLNPATEEKIGTVAHADKADLDEALAAAAKGFKVWRAVAPFERAKVMHKAADILRERADTIATLLTMEQGKTLVEAKGETMAGADIIDWFAEEGKRAYGRVIPARAPGVYQLAIKEPVGPVAAFTPWNFPINQVVRKLSAAVAAGCSIIVKAPEETPAAPAELIRAFIDAGVPAGVVNLVYGVPSEISEYLIPHPVIRKISFTGSTSVGKQLSALAGLHMKRATMELGGHAPVIVFNDADVDAAAKILSGAKYRNGGQVCVSPTRFMVQEGVYDKFVAQFVENTKKIKVGNGLDPDSRMGSLANPRRVAAIEEMVQDAVGKGAKLQAGGKRIGNKGYFFEPTVVTDVPKNARAMSEEPFGPLAMISPFSKFDDAAEEANRLPFGLASYAFTSSTKTATAIGAAIESGMVAINSVGLALPEVPFGGVKDSGYGSEGGTEAMEGYFNTKFITQTGV from the coding sequence ATGAGCTATCAGGACGTACAGCTTCACATCGACGGAAAATGGCGCGGAAGCAGCTCAGGTAAAACCATTTCTGTGCTCAACCCCGCGACTGAAGAAAAGATCGGCACGGTCGCTCATGCGGACAAAGCGGATCTCGATGAAGCGTTGGCGGCGGCTGCAAAAGGCTTCAAGGTCTGGCGTGCCGTTGCTCCGTTCGAGCGCGCCAAGGTCATGCACAAGGCGGCAGACATTCTGCGCGAGCGCGCCGACACCATCGCGACCTTGCTGACCATGGAGCAGGGCAAGACGCTGGTCGAGGCGAAGGGTGAAACCATGGCCGGCGCCGACATCATCGATTGGTTCGCTGAGGAAGGAAAGCGCGCCTATGGCCGCGTCATTCCGGCTCGCGCGCCGGGCGTCTATCAACTTGCCATCAAGGAACCAGTCGGGCCTGTGGCAGCGTTCACGCCGTGGAATTTCCCGATCAACCAAGTGGTACGTAAGCTTTCTGCTGCGGTTGCAGCCGGTTGCTCGATCATTGTGAAGGCGCCGGAGGAAACGCCGGCAGCTCCTGCCGAGCTGATCCGCGCGTTCATCGATGCTGGCGTGCCCGCAGGCGTGGTGAATCTCGTCTACGGCGTGCCTTCGGAAATCTCCGAATACCTCATTCCGCACCCTGTGATCCGCAAGATCTCATTCACGGGATCCACCAGCGTCGGAAAGCAGTTGTCGGCCCTGGCTGGTCTGCACATGAAGCGTGCAACCATGGAGCTGGGCGGTCATGCTCCGGTCATCGTTTTCAATGATGCCGACGTCGACGCTGCGGCGAAGATTTTGTCCGGAGCAAAATATCGCAACGGCGGCCAAGTGTGCGTTTCTCCGACGCGCTTCATGGTGCAGGAAGGCGTCTACGACAAGTTCGTGGCGCAGTTCGTCGAGAACACCAAGAAGATCAAGGTTGGCAATGGCCTTGATCCGGATTCCCGCATGGGATCGCTGGCCAATCCGCGTCGTGTCGCAGCCATTGAAGAGATGGTGCAGGACGCAGTCGGAAAGGGCGCCAAGCTTCAGGCCGGCGGCAAGCGCATCGGTAACAAGGGGTACTTCTTTGAGCCGACGGTTGTCACGGACGTGCCGAAGAACGCGCGAGCGATGAGCGAGGAGCCGTTCGGGCCGCTCGCGATGATTTCGCCTTTCTCTAAATTCGACGATGCGGCGGAAGAAGCCAACCGCTTGCCGTTCGGTCTTGCGTCGTACGCGTTCACCAGCTCAACCAAGACCGCGACCGCGATCGGTGCGGCTATTGAAAGCGGCATGGTGGCGATCAATAGCGTCGGTCTGGCGCTGCCTGAGGTGCCGTTCGGTGGCGTCAAGGATTCCGGCTACGGTTCGGAAGGTGGCACCGAGGCGATGGAAGGTTATTTCAACACCAAGTTCATCACGCAAACGGGCGTTTGA
- a CDS encoding NAD(P)-dependent dehydrogenase (short-subunit alcohol dehydrogenase family) (product_source=COG1028; cath_funfam=3.40.50.720; cog=COG1028; pfam=PF13561; superfamily=51735) encodes MSLPKHNRNFMSERRQAGSAIVVTGAAGGIGGGIARRLLADGWRVIATDLNAKNLAELQSQDDSGRLVTMSLDVATPDEVRDVAASLKKDQIAIAGLVNAAGLLQDIKSFMAMDEAAQRRIWDVNYFGTVTCTQVFAASMTSEGGGSIVNITSINELRPLPLHAYAPTKVALGSLTTLTAGEFGPAGIRVNSIAPGFTLTPIMREKIETGKRDVGAIERATAMRRLVEIDEIAGVASFLMSDDASAITGASIPVDAGWLATSHWMNFGELLSS; translated from the coding sequence ATGTCACTTCCCAAACACAACCGAAACTTTATGTCTGAGCGGCGCCAAGCCGGTTCAGCAATCGTCGTGACCGGTGCGGCTGGCGGCATCGGTGGCGGTATTGCGAGACGCTTGCTCGCGGATGGTTGGCGCGTCATTGCGACCGACCTGAACGCCAAGAACCTCGCAGAGCTGCAGTCGCAAGACGATAGCGGCCGACTGGTCACCATGTCGCTGGATGTCGCCACACCAGACGAAGTCCGGGATGTCGCGGCTTCACTCAAAAAAGATCAAATAGCCATTGCCGGCCTCGTCAACGCGGCAGGCCTGCTGCAGGACATCAAATCGTTCATGGCAATGGACGAAGCCGCTCAGCGGCGGATCTGGGACGTAAACTACTTCGGTACTGTCACATGTACACAGGTGTTCGCTGCGTCCATGACCTCGGAAGGTGGCGGGTCGATCGTCAATATCACGTCGATCAATGAACTCCGCCCTCTCCCCCTGCATGCCTATGCGCCGACAAAAGTGGCTCTCGGTTCGCTAACGACCCTGACCGCAGGTGAGTTCGGCCCCGCCGGCATTCGCGTCAATTCGATTGCACCTGGCTTCACACTGACGCCGATCATGCGTGAAAAGATCGAAACAGGGAAACGAGACGTCGGCGCCATCGAGCGTGCCACCGCCATGAGGCGGCTGGTCGAAATCGATGAAATCGCTGGCGTCGCCAGCTTCCTGATGTCTGACGATGCCAGCGCCATCACTGGTGCGTCTATCCCGGTTGATGCAGGCTGGCTTGCGACTTCCCACTGGATGAATTTCGGAGAGCTTTTGAGCTCGTGA
- a CDS encoding uncharacterized PurR-regulated membrane protein YhhQ (DUF165 family) (product_source=COG1738; cog=COG1738; ko=KO:K09125; pfam=PF02592; superfamily=161033; transmembrane_helix_parts=Inside_1_11,TMhelix_12_34,Outside_35_43,TMhelix_44_66,Inside_67_74,TMhelix_75_94,Outside_95_97,TMhelix_98_120,Inside_121_126,TMhelix_127_149,Outside_150_153,TMhelix_154_176,Inside_177_186), whose translation MTTTQRLQVEGVGFLAAYIACIPTANWLILHVGTVCPPNGPCLIPVAPGGIMAPSGVLMAGLALVLRDLVQRRLGVRYGLAAIGAGTVLSAALAPASLVVASTVAFMVSELADFAVYTPLQRRGLVLAVAASSFVGLVADSLLFLWLAFGALEFLTGQIVGKAIMVLLTLPAIRWLRERDKRLGVA comes from the coding sequence ATGACGACCACCCAGCGTTTGCAGGTCGAAGGGGTTGGTTTTCTAGCTGCCTATATCGCCTGTATTCCCACTGCCAACTGGTTGATCCTTCATGTTGGCACGGTGTGCCCGCCAAATGGCCCGTGCCTCATTCCAGTCGCGCCCGGCGGGATCATGGCGCCCAGTGGTGTGCTCATGGCTGGGCTTGCGCTGGTGCTGCGCGACCTGGTGCAACGCCGTCTCGGTGTGCGTTACGGGCTTGCTGCGATTGGCGCGGGAACCGTGCTGTCGGCCGCGTTGGCTCCAGCTTCGCTGGTTGTGGCTTCGACCGTTGCGTTCATGGTGTCGGAATTAGCGGACTTCGCCGTCTATACACCGCTGCAGCGGCGCGGGCTTGTTCTGGCGGTTGCAGCCAGTAGCTTTGTTGGATTGGTCGCGGACTCGCTGTTGTTCCTGTGGCTTGCGTTCGGGGCCCTCGAGTTCTTGACTGGGCAGATTGTTGGGAAGGCGATCATGGTACTGTTGACGTTGCCAGCCATTCGCTGGCTGCGTGAGCGCGATAAGCGCCTTGGCGTCGCTTGA
- a CDS encoding alpha-glucosidase (product_source=KO:K01187; cath_funfam=2.60.40.1180,3.20.20.80; cog=COG0366; ko=KO:K01187; pfam=PF00128; smart=SM00642; superfamily=51011,51445) has product MRDIPWWKSGILYQVYPRSFQDSNGDGVGDLRGIIDRLSYLRDLGVNAVWLSPIFPSPMEDFGYDISDYTDIDSLFGTLGDFDALVAAAHGFGLKIILDLVPNHTSDQHPWFVESRSSRTNAKRDWYIWHDGQANGEPPTNWISEFGGSSWEFDPHTEQYYYHAFLKAQPDLNWRNPDVREAIYEVMRFWLRRGVDGFRVDVMWHLIKDDLLRDNPPNPDFVDGDQPYTRVLPLYSTDRPEVHDVIAEMRKVMEEFDDRVLIGEIYLPPEKLVAYYGHGLSGAHLPFNFALISTPWDAGAIAQLVETYEAALPPGGWPNWVLGNHDRKRVASRVGRNQARVAAMLLLTLRGTPTLYYGDEIGMEQVDIPPDRVRDPFERNLPGIGVGRDGCRTPMQWDASLHSGFSSAEPWLPLSPNAFSENVAVECLDGASMLSLYRALITLRVARSELAVGAYTPRVVTDSLLAFEREYASQRSLIVLNFSVEPGSITLTNKGQILLSTFMDRLSEAVDGELTLRGAEGIILELLD; this is encoded by the coding sequence ATGCGCGATATTCCGTGGTGGAAGTCCGGTATTCTTTATCAGGTCTATCCGCGTTCATTTCAGGACTCGAACGGCGATGGCGTCGGCGATCTGCGCGGCATCATTGATCGTCTAAGTTATCTGCGTGACCTCGGGGTTAATGCCGTCTGGCTTTCACCGATCTTTCCGTCTCCGATGGAGGATTTCGGGTACGATATTTCCGATTACACCGATATCGACTCCTTGTTTGGAACGCTTGGAGATTTCGATGCTCTTGTGGCTGCTGCGCACGGTTTCGGGTTGAAGATCATTCTTGATCTCGTCCCCAACCACACGTCCGATCAGCACCCCTGGTTTGTCGAGAGCCGCAGTTCGAGAACCAATGCGAAGCGCGACTGGTACATCTGGCATGACGGCCAAGCGAACGGCGAGCCACCGACAAACTGGATCTCAGAATTTGGCGGCAGTTCCTGGGAGTTCGATCCCCACACCGAACAGTACTACTACCACGCTTTCCTCAAGGCTCAGCCTGACCTGAACTGGCGCAATCCGGATGTTCGCGAGGCCATTTACGAAGTGATGCGCTTTTGGCTTCGGCGTGGTGTGGACGGATTTCGCGTCGACGTGATGTGGCATCTCATCAAGGATGATCTACTGAGGGACAACCCACCCAATCCGGATTTTGTCGACGGCGATCAACCCTACACGCGCGTGCTGCCGCTTTATTCAACGGATCGCCCTGAAGTCCATGACGTGATCGCCGAGATGCGCAAGGTGATGGAGGAGTTCGATGATCGTGTGCTGATCGGCGAGATTTATCTGCCTCCGGAAAAGCTCGTTGCTTATTATGGCCACGGCCTTTCTGGCGCGCATTTGCCGTTCAATTTTGCGCTGATCTCCACCCCTTGGGACGCGGGTGCGATTGCGCAGCTCGTGGAGACTTACGAAGCAGCTTTGCCGCCGGGCGGCTGGCCGAATTGGGTTTTGGGAAATCACGATCGCAAGCGGGTTGCCAGTCGTGTTGGGCGTAATCAGGCGCGCGTTGCGGCAATGTTGCTCTTAACACTTCGCGGTACGCCGACGCTCTATTACGGCGACGAAATCGGCATGGAGCAGGTCGATATTCCACCGGACCGGGTGAGGGACCCTTTTGAAAGGAACCTGCCAGGGATTGGTGTCGGACGCGACGGCTGCCGAACGCCTATGCAATGGGATGCCTCACTGCATAGCGGCTTCAGCAGTGCTGAGCCGTGGCTGCCGTTGAGCCCGAACGCATTCAGCGAGAATGTTGCCGTCGAATGTCTCGACGGCGCATCGATGCTCAGCCTGTATCGAGCCCTGATAACGCTGCGGGTAGCTCGCTCTGAGCTCGCTGTTGGCGCCTATACCCCCAGGGTTGTGACGGATAGCTTGCTGGCCTTTGAGCGCGAATACGCCAGTCAACGCTCGCTCATCGTTTTGAATTTCAGTGTGGAGCCGGGCTCGATCACATTGACAAACAAAGGACAGATTTTGCTGTCGACCTTCATGGATCGGCTATCCGAAGCGGTGGATGGAGAACTGACGTTACGAGGTGCGGAAGGAATTATTCTCGAGCTGCTGGATTAA